Proteins encoded together in one Microbacterium oxydans window:
- a CDS encoding APC family permease translates to MVTSTPTTSTTRTAEHRRLGVFAVAFMIIAASAPLTVLAGGVTSAYAVTHVDGIPFGYIVLAVALGIFAIGYAAMSRFVTNAGAFYAYVAQGIGRPTGVGASVLAFLSYNAMQIGIYGMLGFQISSFIESKTGWVTPWWVWVILTIVLVGVLGVHRVDLSAKVLGVLVALEFVAVIVFDLFAFGNPAEGFTAAPITPSALFVPGVGAVLAFGIAAFMGFESAAIYGEESKDPKRTIPRATFLAVGVSGLFYALSSWALALAVGPGKITDPAGISPEEAGPPLFFNFVAEHLGVIWVDVMSILFITSLFAALVSFHNAVARYAFSLGREGVLPRVLGTVRTKSGAPWAGSLLQSAIAVLVIVGFAIGEQGWNPENGPYPVITLFTWLTNLGAFGLVLLLVLVSVAVIGFFRRDQREVGAGSRLVAPIISFVALAIVWVLILLNWDVLLGQAESTPTTFILPAVLLVPSALAVVWALWLRRARPEVYRQIGHGTELPENPHLGDPVVEATRGNQ, encoded by the coding sequence ATGGTGACGTCCACACCCACAACGTCGACGACGAGAACGGCCGAGCATCGGCGTCTCGGCGTCTTCGCGGTCGCGTTCATGATCATCGCGGCCTCTGCGCCGCTGACGGTCCTCGCCGGCGGCGTCACCAGCGCCTACGCGGTCACGCATGTCGACGGCATCCCCTTCGGCTACATCGTCTTGGCGGTCGCCCTCGGGATCTTCGCGATCGGCTACGCGGCCATGAGCAGGTTCGTCACGAACGCAGGAGCGTTCTACGCCTACGTCGCACAGGGCATCGGCCGCCCGACCGGCGTCGGCGCCTCCGTGCTCGCGTTCCTCTCGTACAACGCGATGCAGATCGGCATCTACGGGATGCTCGGGTTCCAGATCAGCTCCTTCATCGAGTCCAAGACCGGCTGGGTGACCCCGTGGTGGGTGTGGGTGATCCTCACGATCGTGCTCGTCGGGGTGCTCGGCGTGCATCGGGTCGATCTCTCGGCCAAGGTGCTGGGCGTGCTCGTGGCGCTCGAGTTCGTCGCGGTGATCGTGTTCGACCTGTTCGCGTTCGGCAATCCGGCGGAGGGCTTCACCGCCGCACCCATCACCCCGTCGGCGCTCTTCGTCCCCGGCGTCGGAGCGGTGCTCGCCTTCGGCATCGCGGCGTTCATGGGCTTCGAGTCGGCGGCCATCTACGGCGAGGAGTCGAAGGACCCCAAGCGCACCATCCCGCGCGCGACCTTCCTCGCGGTCGGCGTCTCGGGCCTCTTCTACGCCCTCTCCTCCTGGGCGCTCGCCCTCGCGGTCGGCCCGGGCAAGATCACGGACCCCGCCGGCATCTCCCCCGAGGAGGCCGGTCCCCCGCTGTTCTTCAACTTCGTCGCGGAGCACCTCGGCGTGATCTGGGTCGACGTGATGTCGATCCTCTTCATCACGAGTCTGTTCGCGGCCCTCGTGAGCTTCCACAACGCGGTCGCCCGGTATGCGTTCTCGCTCGGGCGCGAGGGCGTGCTGCCCCGGGTGCTGGGCACCGTCCGCACCAAGAGCGGGGCACCGTGGGCGGGGTCGCTGCTGCAGTCCGCGATCGCGGTCCTCGTCATCGTCGGCTTCGCGATCGGGGAGCAGGGCTGGAACCCGGAGAACGGCCCCTACCCGGTGATCACGCTCTTCACATGGCTCACCAACCTGGGCGCGTTCGGGCTCGTGCTCCTCCTGGTGCTCGTCTCCGTCGCGGTGATCGGGTTCTTCCGCCGCGATCAGCGCGAGGTCGGCGCCGGGAGCAGGCTCGTCGCACCGATCATCTCCTTCGTGGCCCTGGCGATCGTGTGGGTGCTGATCCTCCTGAACTGGGACGTGCTGCTCGGTCAGGCCGAGTCCACCCCGACGACCTTCATCCTTCCCGCCGTGCTCCTGGTGCCCTCGGCCCTGGCCGTCGTCTGGGCGCTGTGGCTGCGGCGGGCCAGGCCGGAGGTGTATCGCCAGATCGGCCACGGCACCGAGCTCCCGGAGAACCCGCACCTGGGCGACCCGGTGGTCGAAGCGACGAGAGGAAACCAGTGA
- a CDS encoding tyramine oxidase subunit B, translating into MSTSDTRLTFRYLSEPDTIAAGVKDMALCVDVMEETLRLVDAGDYRMGGPEGNSHGAMVTFPAESTHDGMPLDGPHRRMMAMPAYLGGSFQTAGCKWYGSNMANREHGLPRSILMLTLSDKDTGAPLAHMSANLLSAYRTGAVPGVGARHLANPDARSVGIVAPGVMNRTTLEAFVAVRPGLDTLKVAGRSRSSIDAFVEWVRREYPQFTSVTVVDGVEEAVRDSDLVTIAPTTPAGSANYVRIEKRWLKPGALVSLPADIMIDDELLHGARHIADFRGLYEAWSEEVPHPAHEHIGLHGMYLLDRIRSGDVGDDALENLPAIMSGEAEGRRSEDEIFLSSVGGMPVEDVAWGTVVYRRAVAEGIGTELLLWDSPALA; encoded by the coding sequence GTGAGCACCTCCGACACCCGACTGACGTTCCGCTATCTGTCCGAACCGGACACGATCGCGGCGGGGGTGAAGGACATGGCCCTGTGCGTCGACGTGATGGAGGAGACACTGCGTCTCGTCGACGCCGGCGACTATCGGATGGGCGGCCCCGAGGGGAACTCGCACGGGGCGATGGTCACCTTCCCCGCGGAGTCGACCCACGACGGGATGCCTCTGGACGGTCCGCACCGCCGGATGATGGCGATGCCGGCCTACCTCGGCGGCTCCTTCCAGACGGCCGGATGCAAGTGGTACGGGTCGAACATGGCCAATCGCGAGCACGGACTCCCGCGGTCGATCCTGATGCTCACCCTGAGCGACAAGGACACCGGAGCCCCGCTCGCGCACATGTCCGCCAACCTGTTGAGCGCCTATCGCACCGGCGCCGTGCCGGGGGTCGGTGCCCGTCACCTCGCGAATCCCGATGCCCGGAGTGTCGGCATCGTGGCCCCCGGCGTGATGAACAGGACCACGCTCGAGGCCTTCGTGGCCGTGCGCCCCGGGCTCGACACCCTGAAGGTCGCCGGTCGCAGCCGGTCGAGCATCGACGCCTTCGTCGAGTGGGTGCGGCGCGAGTATCCGCAGTTCACGTCGGTCACGGTCGTCGACGGCGTCGAGGAGGCCGTGCGGGACAGCGACCTGGTCACCATCGCGCCCACCACGCCGGCGGGGTCGGCGAACTACGTGCGGATCGAGAAGCGGTGGCTCAAGCCGGGTGCCCTGGTGAGCCTGCCCGCCGACATCATGATCGACGACGAGCTGCTCCACGGTGCTCGACACATCGCCGACTTCCGCGGCCTGTACGAGGCGTGGAGCGAAGAGGTGCCGCACCCCGCGCACGAGCACATCGGGCTGCACGGCATGTACCTGCTCGACCGCATCCGCTCGGGTGATGTGGGCGACGACGCGCTCGAGAACCTCCCGGCGATCATGAGCGGCGAGGCCGAGGGCCGCCGGAGCGAGGACGAGATCTTCCTCTCCTCCGTCGGCGGGATGCCCGTGGAGGACGTCGCGTGGGGAACCGTCGTGTACCGCCGAGCCGTGGCCGAGGGCATCGGCACGGAGCTGCTCCTCTGGGATTCCCCGGCCCTCGCATGA
- the solA gene encoding N-methyl-L-tryptophan oxidase, with translation MSAQVRKRIVIVGLGAVGALAAWRLSQRDDVEVIGIEQYGRVHDRGSYAGESRVFRTAYHEGGLYVPMLQESRRLWRELEQQSGRELYLEVGALSIAQPDRVEMRTTLDTVREFDLPHTLYDTEELRRAHPQHNVHDGDVGVLDHHGGGIRPEVSLMAALDLAETAGAQLRFNSPVLAIEEEPGGVVVRTPDEAIRADTVILASGSWSTRLDGRLRDLLRLQVLGLTWFMPREIADFLPERFPAFLRDVGPVHFFGAPSLDGYSIKASSNPTWPVARDVDEVPREYTRRELVKIGQQAKEFFPALNPEPVRSSVHHCAYTPDRTPIVDVSESARVVTVTGLSGHGFKFAPVLGEWAARLATEPEEAGIDPHFSMAAHLDRLAALGPYRGGGH, from the coding sequence ATGAGCGCGCAGGTCAGGAAGCGGATCGTCATCGTCGGACTGGGCGCCGTCGGCGCGCTCGCCGCGTGGCGGTTGTCGCAGCGTGACGACGTCGAGGTCATCGGCATCGAGCAGTACGGCCGGGTGCACGACCGCGGCTCCTATGCCGGGGAGTCACGTGTCTTCCGCACCGCGTATCACGAGGGCGGGCTCTACGTGCCGATGCTCCAGGAGTCGCGGCGGCTGTGGCGAGAGCTCGAGCAGCAGTCGGGCCGGGAGCTGTACCTCGAGGTGGGCGCGTTGTCGATCGCTCAGCCCGACCGTGTGGAGATGCGCACGACGCTCGACACCGTGCGCGAGTTCGACCTGCCGCACACCCTCTACGACACCGAGGAGCTGCGTCGCGCGCATCCGCAGCACAACGTGCACGACGGCGACGTCGGGGTGCTCGACCATCACGGTGGCGGCATCCGCCCCGAGGTGTCTCTGATGGCCGCGCTCGATCTCGCCGAGACCGCCGGCGCGCAGCTGCGTTTCAACTCCCCGGTGCTGGCGATCGAGGAGGAGCCCGGCGGCGTCGTGGTCCGCACCCCGGACGAGGCGATCAGGGCCGACACCGTGATCCTCGCCTCGGGATCGTGGTCCACCCGGCTGGACGGTCGCCTGCGGGACCTCCTGCGCCTGCAGGTGCTCGGACTGACCTGGTTCATGCCGAGGGAGATCGCCGACTTCCTCCCGGAGCGCTTCCCGGCCTTCCTGCGCGACGTCGGCCCCGTGCACTTCTTCGGGGCACCGAGCCTCGACGGTTACTCCATCAAGGCCAGCAGCAACCCGACCTGGCCGGTCGCCCGCGACGTCGACGAGGTGCCCCGGGAGTACACGCGGCGCGAGCTCGTGAAGATCGGGCAGCAGGCGAAGGAGTTCTTCCCCGCGCTGAACCCCGAGCCGGTGCGCTCCAGCGTGCACCACTGCGCCTACACGCCCGATCGCACGCCGATCGTCGATGTGAGCGAGAGCGCGCGGGTCGTCACGGTGACCGGGCTCTCCGGGCACGGGTTCAAGTTCGCGCCCGTGCTCGGCGAATGGGCCGCCCGTCTCGCCACAGAGCCGGAGGAGGCCGGCATCGATCCGCACTTCTCGATGGCCGCGCACCTCGACCGTCTGGCGGCCCTCGGTCCGTACCGCGGCGGAGGGCACTGA
- a CDS encoding aldehyde dehydrogenase family protein: protein MSDIAPVLDEAALLERVGAPEGQGREVVDAATREPIGRAPVHTVEELDAAVERAKAAQPAWDALGHAERSALLHRVADAIDANAEPLARLLSREQGKPLNGPNARFEVGACSAWLRTAAATPLEPEVVVDDGETHAELHYRAIGVVGAIGPWNWPLMIGIWQIAPALRMGNTVVVKPSGYTTLSVLALIEVMNQVLPRDVLIGVAGDREVGARIASHPDIGKVMFTGSTATGRRIVESSAQNLARLTLELGGNDAGIVLPGVDAAAIAQDLFWGAFINTGQTCAALKRLYVHDSVYDEVVEALADVARQTPMGNGLEEQNVLGPLQNRAQFEIVRDLVEDAARNGGRIVTGGAPATELGELFYPITLVADVTDGVALVDEEQFGPALPIIRYTDVDDAVASANGLDVGLGASVWGEREEARKVAARIQAGTVWINSHGGVHPMIPFGGHKSSGYGLEFGVEGLKSVAVPQIING, encoded by the coding sequence ATGTCGGATATCGCCCCGGTTCTGGATGAGGCCGCTCTGCTGGAGCGCGTCGGCGCACCGGAGGGACAGGGCCGCGAAGTGGTCGACGCGGCGACGCGCGAGCCCATCGGTCGAGCACCCGTGCACACGGTCGAGGAGCTCGACGCCGCGGTCGAGCGTGCCAAGGCCGCTCAGCCGGCGTGGGATGCACTCGGGCACGCGGAACGCAGCGCACTGCTCCACCGTGTGGCCGATGCCATCGACGCGAATGCCGAGCCGCTTGCCCGACTGCTGTCCCGCGAGCAGGGCAAGCCGCTCAACGGTCCGAACGCCCGCTTCGAGGTCGGGGCCTGCTCGGCCTGGCTCCGCACCGCCGCCGCGACGCCGCTGGAGCCGGAGGTCGTGGTCGACGACGGCGAGACCCATGCCGAGCTGCACTACCGCGCGATCGGTGTGGTCGGCGCGATCGGACCGTGGAACTGGCCCCTCATGATCGGCATCTGGCAGATCGCGCCGGCACTGCGCATGGGCAACACGGTGGTCGTGAAGCCGAGCGGATACACGACCCTGAGCGTCCTCGCGCTCATCGAGGTCATGAACCAGGTGCTCCCCCGCGATGTGCTGATCGGGGTGGCCGGTGACCGCGAGGTGGGGGCGCGGATCGCCTCGCACCCCGACATCGGCAAGGTCATGTTCACGGGGTCGACCGCGACCGGACGCCGCATCGTGGAGAGCTCGGCGCAGAACCTCGCGCGGCTCACGCTCGAGCTCGGGGGGAACGATGCCGGGATCGTGCTGCCCGGTGTCGATGCCGCGGCCATCGCGCAGGACCTGTTCTGGGGCGCGTTCATCAACACCGGCCAGACCTGCGCGGCCCTCAAGCGGCTCTACGTGCACGACTCCGTCTACGACGAGGTGGTCGAGGCGCTGGCAGACGTGGCGCGGCAGACGCCGATGGGTAACGGCCTCGAGGAGCAGAACGTGCTCGGCCCGCTGCAGAACCGTGCGCAGTTCGAGATCGTGCGGGACCTGGTGGAGGATGCCGCGCGCAACGGCGGCCGCATCGTCACGGGTGGAGCGCCGGCGACTGAGCTCGGGGAACTGTTCTACCCGATCACCCTCGTCGCCGATGTGACCGACGGGGTGGCTCTCGTCGACGAGGAGCAGTTCGGCCCGGCACTCCCGATCATCCGGTACACCGACGTGGATGACGCGGTGGCCAGCGCCAACGGCCTCGACGTCGGGCTCGGCGCCTCCGTCTGGGGCGAGCGCGAGGAGGCGCGGAAGGTGGCCGCGCGCATCCAGGCCGGCACCGTGTGGATCAACTCGCACGGCGGAGTGCATCCGATGATCCCGTTCGGCGGCCACAAGTCCTCGGGCTACGGCCTCGAGTTCGGGGTCGAGGGGCTCAAGTCGGTCGCGGTGCCGCAGATCATCAACGGCTGA
- a CDS encoding NUDIX hydrolase: MDLRVAAYAVVTDDDGRLLLARWTEGRRVAWTMPGGGLEPGESPEDAVRRELREETGYTVKVGELLGIHSRVIPAGRRVQKAADPLHTLRIVYRAQVTGGKLRFETDGSTDMAEWFPRKAVAELQRVKLVDIAMRMAGIL; the protein is encoded by the coding sequence ATGGACCTGCGTGTCGCGGCGTATGCGGTCGTCACCGATGACGACGGACGGCTGCTGCTGGCGCGCTGGACCGAGGGACGCCGCGTCGCGTGGACGATGCCCGGCGGCGGGCTCGAGCCCGGTGAGTCGCCGGAGGATGCGGTTCGCCGCGAGCTCCGCGAGGAGACCGGCTACACCGTGAAGGTCGGCGAGCTCCTCGGCATCCACTCGCGGGTGATCCCCGCCGGTCGACGCGTGCAGAAGGCGGCGGATCCGCTGCACACCCTGCGCATCGTCTACCGCGCCCAGGTCACCGGGGGAAAGCTCCGGTTCGAGACCGACGGCTCGACCGACATGGCCGAGTGGTTCCCCCGCAAGGCGGTGGCGGAGCTGCAGCGCGTGAAGCTCGTCGATATCGCCATGCGCATGGCCGGCATCCTCTGA
- a CDS encoding aminoacyl-tRNA deacylase has translation MEIRERPAAGSLFEAAELLGIPPSGIVKTLVVKRSDDTYLFALIPGGRSISWPKLRALVGVNKLRLPEPELALAATGYERGTIVPIGSTTDWPIYADETIVGQRIAMGAGAHGYSLFVEADDLISAYGATVADISVPENR, from the coding sequence ATCGAGATCCGCGAACGCCCGGCGGCCGGCAGCCTGTTCGAGGCGGCCGAACTGCTCGGCATCCCACCGTCCGGCATCGTGAAGACCCTCGTGGTGAAGAGGTCGGACGACACCTACCTGTTCGCCCTCATCCCGGGCGGGCGCTCGATCTCGTGGCCGAAGTTGCGCGCACTGGTGGGCGTGAACAAGCTGCGACTGCCCGAGCCGGAGCTGGCCCTCGCGGCCACCGGCTACGAGCGGGGCACCATCGTGCCGATCGGCAGCACCACCGACTGGCCGATCTACGCCGACGAGACCATCGTCGGCCAGCGGATCGCGATGGGTGCGGGGGCCCACGGGTACAGCCTGTTCGTGGAGGCCGACGACCTCATCTCCGCCTACGGCGCCACGGTCGCCGACATCTCGGTTCCCGAGAACCGCTGA
- a CDS encoding DNA helicase, producing the protein MSLSRKRKKELRRLQNDANQLWENQQVLVGHAADVAREAGRQLGNLNREQVVPVIQDTYNRRVAPVVDRGVKIGKHVVDDKFVPIVGGVVGSALTAWDVANAKRHGVAVQVRKATAPQKKGPGLGSVIAIILGAAAAVGVLYAAWQALRADDELWVADDPLAAPDA; encoded by the coding sequence GTGAGCCTCAGCCGCAAGCGGAAGAAGGAACTGCGTCGTCTTCAGAACGACGCGAACCAGCTCTGGGAGAACCAGCAGGTGCTCGTCGGTCACGCCGCCGATGTCGCCCGAGAGGCGGGCCGTCAGCTCGGCAACCTCAATCGTGAGCAGGTCGTCCCGGTCATCCAGGACACGTACAACCGCCGTGTCGCCCCGGTCGTCGACCGTGGCGTGAAGATCGGCAAGCACGTCGTCGACGACAAGTTCGTCCCGATCGTGGGCGGTGTCGTCGGTTCGGCGCTCACCGCGTGGGACGTCGCCAACGCCAAGCGCCACGGTGTCGCCGTGCAGGTGCGCAAGGCGACCGCGCCGCAGAAGAAGGGTCCGGGCCTCGGCTCGGTCATCGCGATCATCCTCGGCGCTGCCGCGGCCGTCGGCGTGCTCTACGCCGCATGGCAGGCACTGCGCGCGGATGATGAGCTCTGGGTCGCGGACGACCCGCTCGCCGCACCCGACGCGTGA
- a CDS encoding peptidylprolyl isomerase, with the protein MAHASHVATLHTNHGDIVINLFGDHAPKTVKNFVGLADGTQEWTDPATGKPGEGPLYKDVIFHRIIPNFMIQGGDPLGQGVGGPGYNFDDEINMELNFNEPYILAMANAGLRRNAITGKPEGTNGSQFFITTDPTPWLQGKHTIFGEVADDASKAVVDAIAAVPTGSGDRPNQPVVLQSIDIVAA; encoded by the coding sequence ATGGCTCACGCTTCTCATGTCGCAACCCTGCACACCAACCACGGTGACATCGTCATCAACCTCTTCGGTGACCACGCCCCGAAGACGGTCAAGAACTTCGTCGGCCTCGCCGACGGCACCCAGGAGTGGACCGATCCCGCCACCGGCAAGCCCGGCGAGGGTCCTCTCTACAAGGACGTCATCTTCCACCGCATCATCCCGAACTTCATGATCCAGGGCGGCGACCCGCTCGGACAGGGCGTCGGCGGCCCCGGCTACAACTTCGACGACGAGATCAACATGGAGCTCAACTTCAACGAGCCCTACATCCTCGCCATGGCCAACGCCGGTCTCCGTCGCAACGCCATCACGGGCAAGCCCGAGGGCACCAACGGCTCGCAGTTCTTCATCACCACCGACCCGACGCCGTGGCTGCAGGGCAAGCACACCATCTTCGGCGAGGTCGCCGATGACGCCTCCAAGGCCGTCGTCGACGCGATCGCGGCCGTCCCGACCGGCTCGGGCGACCGCCCGAACCAGCCCGTCGTGCTGCAGTCGATCGACATCGTCGCGGCCTGA
- a CDS encoding rhomboid family intramembrane serine protease: MTTPEFTSNRDNFCYRHPDRQSFVLCQRCMRTICPECQTPAPVGVICPECMNADRKNRTPAQKKAERRWGSRSGGAMAITRSGRPIVTYVLLAVTSFIGLLQLIPGIGPQITDQLFFASPYLYPNLSPLPFEPWRLLTAVFAHGNFIHLALNMLALWMLGQSLEPMLGRARFLALYLISGLGGSVMVAVLAPLTSTVGASGAIFGLMAALLIVGRHIGANVTGLLVILGINFVYGLVFGGGRISWQAHLGGLLIGALVAFIYVKTKRPEQRIWQIVSLVALTIVLLVVVFLVPPLILLA, encoded by the coding sequence ATGACCACGCCTGAGTTCACGAGCAATCGCGACAACTTCTGCTACCGGCATCCGGATCGGCAGAGCTTCGTGCTCTGCCAGCGGTGCATGCGCACCATCTGCCCCGAGTGCCAGACACCGGCGCCCGTGGGCGTCATCTGCCCGGAGTGCATGAACGCGGATCGCAAGAACCGCACCCCCGCGCAGAAGAAGGCCGAGCGCCGCTGGGGCAGCCGCAGCGGCGGTGCGATGGCGATCACCCGCAGCGGTCGGCCCATCGTCACCTACGTCCTGCTCGCCGTCACGTCCTTCATCGGACTGCTGCAGCTGATCCCCGGCATCGGCCCGCAGATCACGGACCAGCTGTTCTTCGCGTCGCCGTACCTGTACCCCAACCTCTCGCCGCTCCCCTTCGAGCCGTGGCGGCTGCTGACAGCCGTCTTCGCGCACGGCAACTTCATCCACCTGGCGCTCAACATGCTCGCCCTGTGGATGCTCGGCCAGAGCCTCGAGCCCATGCTCGGCAGGGCCCGCTTCCTCGCGCTCTACCTCATCAGCGGTCTCGGCGGGTCGGTCATGGTCGCGGTGCTCGCGCCCCTGACCTCGACCGTCGGCGCCTCCGGAGCGATCTTCGGACTCATGGCGGCGCTGCTCATCGTCGGCCGTCACATCGGAGCGAACGTCACCGGGCTCCTCGTGATCCTCGGCATCAACTTCGTCTACGGCCTGGTGTTCGGCGGCGGACGGATCTCCTGGCAGGCGCACCTCGGCGGCCTGCTCATCGGCGCCCTCGTCGCCTTCATCTACGTCAAGACGAAGCGACCGGAGCAGCGGATCTGGCAGATCGTGTCGCTCGTCGCGCTCACGATCGTGTTGCTCGTGGTCGTCTTCCTCGTCCCGCCGCTGATCCTTCTGGCCTGA
- a CDS encoding cell division protein CrgA: MARDRKTEEPAVERAEGDAAPNAVWFKPVMIGFMLLGLVWILVFYISGMQFPIPGLSNWNLAIGLGIALIGFLMTTRWR; this comes from the coding sequence ATGGCACGTGACCGTAAGACTGAAGAACCCGCCGTCGAGCGCGCCGAAGGCGACGCCGCTCCCAACGCCGTGTGGTTCAAGCCGGTGATGATCGGCTTCATGCTCCTCGGTCTAGTCTGGATCCTGGTCTTCTACATCTCGGGCATGCAGTTCCCGATCCCGGGGCTCTCCAACTGGAACCTGGCGATCGGCCTCGGCATCGCGCTGATCGGCTTCCTGATGACCACGCGCTGGCGCTGA
- a CDS encoding class E sortase, which translates to MTASVVPGGRRPRRERPRSRATFASVLGELLLTAGVIVLLFVAWQMWIGDIIISAQKNEEGAAISQQLAQAEAPDLPPVVEGDDGTPTYVPPVPAAPADAEWFGQMHIPRFGSDYNFGIYGGTSRARTLDQKGIGVYTDSKMPGEVGNFSMAGHRTTWGKPFNQLDKLQLNDAIVVETPDGWYTYRFRTLEYVKPTQTDVLADVPQMPEQQTGEQYITLTACSPLYSLAERIVAYGVFESFQPRAEGPPTALTETPPPPAAPSV; encoded by the coding sequence ATGACTGCATCCGTCGTGCCTGGGGGGCGACGCCCGCGGCGAGAACGACCACGTTCTCGCGCCACCTTCGCGAGCGTGCTCGGCGAGCTTCTGCTGACCGCCGGAGTGATCGTCCTGCTGTTCGTGGCCTGGCAGATGTGGATCGGCGACATCATCATCAGTGCCCAGAAGAACGAAGAGGGTGCGGCGATCTCGCAGCAGCTCGCACAGGCGGAGGCGCCCGACCTTCCGCCCGTCGTCGAGGGCGACGATGGCACCCCGACCTACGTGCCGCCGGTTCCCGCGGCACCCGCCGACGCGGAGTGGTTCGGACAGATGCACATCCCCCGCTTCGGCTCCGACTACAACTTCGGCATCTACGGGGGGACGAGTCGCGCCCGTACCCTCGACCAGAAGGGGATCGGCGTCTACACCGACTCGAAGATGCCGGGCGAGGTCGGCAACTTCTCGATGGCCGGTCACCGCACCACCTGGGGCAAGCCCTTCAACCAGCTCGACAAGCTGCAGTTGAACGACGCGATCGTCGTCGAGACTCCCGACGGCTGGTACACCTACCGCTTCCGCACGCTCGAGTACGTCAAGCCGACGCAGACCGATGTGCTCGCCGACGTGCCGCAGATGCCCGAGCAGCAGACGGGTGAGCAGTACATCACGCTCACCGCCTGCTCCCCCCTCTACTCCCTCGCCGAACGCATCGTCGCCTACGGGGTGTTCGAAAGCTTCCAGCCTCGCGCCGAGGGACCCCCGACCGCTCTGACCGAGACGCCGCCTCCTCCGGCCGCGCCATCCGTGTGA
- a CDS encoding anthranilate synthase component II — translation MTRVLVVDNHDSFVHTLVGYLHELGAETELVESDALDAADLERMLADHDALLLSPGPGAPADAGVSLEAVRIAARLRMPTLGVCLGHQTIGAAFGTAVSAAPELMHGMVSPVEHDGSALFAGIPSPFDAGRYHSLALAAADLPAEVIVTAWTENGTVMALEHRDLPMRGVQFHPESVLTEGGYRLLANWLELCGDRDAVARAESLHPLSR, via the coding sequence ATGACGCGGGTCCTCGTGGTGGACAACCACGACAGCTTCGTGCACACGCTCGTCGGCTATCTCCACGAACTCGGCGCCGAAACCGAGCTGGTGGAGTCGGACGCCCTCGACGCCGCGGACCTCGAGCGGATGCTCGCCGACCACGACGCCCTCCTGCTCTCCCCCGGTCCCGGAGCGCCCGCCGATGCGGGGGTCTCCCTCGAGGCGGTGCGGATCGCCGCGCGGCTGCGGATGCCGACGCTCGGCGTGTGCCTCGGGCACCAGACCATCGGCGCGGCCTTCGGTACTGCGGTGAGCGCGGCGCCGGAGCTCATGCACGGGATGGTCTCCCCCGTCGAGCATGACGGATCGGCGTTGTTCGCCGGCATCCCCTCGCCGTTCGACGCCGGTCGGTACCACTCGCTGGCTCTCGCGGCCGCCGACCTTCCCGCCGAGGTGATCGTGACAGCCTGGACCGAGAACGGGACGGTCATGGCGCTCGAACACCGTGACCTGCCGATGCGCGGCGTGCAGTTCCACCCCGAGAGCGTCCTCACCGAAGGCGGGTACCGTCTGCTGGCGAACTGGCTGGAACTGTGCGGGGATCGCGACGCCGTGGCGCGCGCGGAGAGTCTGCACCCGCTGTCCCGCTGA